The Caproicibacterium amylolyticum genome includes the window GGTGCGCTTATTTCCATCACGATCCGTGTAATTGTCAACGTGCAGGGAACCCTGTACGGCAATCATCGAACCTTTTGTAAAATAGCGGCTCACGAACTCGGCGGTCTGCCGCCACGCAGTAACATCAATAAAATCCGTTTGCTTATCTGCACCGGACTTGGAGTAAGCGCGGTCAACAGCAATGCGGATGGTGGTTACGGCTACATCATTTGGTGTGTGCCGCAGCTCCGGATCCGCTACCAAGCGACCCATTAGTACAACAACGTTCAGCATTTACACACATCCCTTTCGCAGCGCAAATCAGGCTTCCTTGCGGATGATGAGGGAACGGATTACGCCATCTGTAATTTTGTAGATACGATCCAGTTCAGCGGTGAAAGCGGGGACACTGGTG containing:
- a CDS encoding single-stranded DNA-binding protein, with product MLNVVVLMGRLVADPELRHTPNDVAVTTIRIAVDRAYSKSGADKQTDFIDVTAWRQTAEFVSRYFTKGSMIAVQGSLHVDNYTDRDGNKRTRYDVQADNVSFCGSKRESGTGGYEGGNSYGGGSSSYSNSGANTYQQPSAPATAPAPAAPAYSSGDTGDFQALPDDDDLPF